A region of Rhodamnia argentea isolate NSW1041297 chromosome 9, ASM2092103v1, whole genome shotgun sequence DNA encodes the following proteins:
- the LOC115752913 gene encoding probable apyrase 7 → MMFSKIADLFSAVKGRVSGPHASGARYMLPPGLPSHGGSSAYTSGFTNTGHKNNLRHSSSLQDLSAYHGLVFNDGNLNGTHSKPPHPLLRDNVVSSFSKEKSLPGGTAFPRRKWIRRILVLLCLLLFSLLMYMVSMYAYAYWSQGTSKFYVVLDCGSTGTRVYVYQASLNYKKDGSLPLVIRSFNEGGKKKRQSQSGRAYDRMETEPGFDKLVHNVSGLTAAINPLVWWAKKQIPKQSHKTTSLFLYATAGVRRLPDADSRWLLDNAWSILKTAPFLCKKEWVKTISGVEEAYYGWAALNYRTHILGAMPKKATFGALDLGGSSLQITFESKENMHDSSSLNLTIGAIDHHLNAYSLSGYGLNDAFDKSVARLVKTLPEGKNTDLVNGNVELKHPCLHSGYKEQYICSQCASNFKEGGSPVVQGRKLGKGGKPGISLHLVGAPNWDECSALAKVAVNISEWSRLSPGIDCELQPCALPENLARPHGHFYAMSGFFVVYRFFNLTADAALDDVLEKGREFCEKTWEVAKNSVAPQPFIEQYCFRAPYIALLLREGLHITDNQITIGSGGITWTLGVALLESGKAFPMRMGFHSYEILQMRINPVLLIAILLASLFVLLCALSRVYNWMPRFFRRPYLPLFKHNNASAVSVLNVPSPFRFQRWSPISSGDQRVKMPLSPTIGDSQQGPFGFGHGLGGSGIQLTESSLNPSTSSVSHSFSSNSLGQMQYDASGMSPFWSPHRSQMRLQSRRSQSREDLNSSFAEAHMAKV, encoded by the exons ATGATGTTTAGTAAAATTGCAGATCTCTTTTCGGCAGTAAAGGGCCGGGTTTCGGGTCCACATGCCTCTGGTGCTCGGTATATGTTGCCACCAGGATTGCCTTCTCATGGGGGTTCTTCTGCTTATACTTCTGGCTTCACCAACACTGGGCATAAGAACAATTTGCGGCATTCATCTTCTCTCCAAGATTTATCGGCATATCACGGGCTTGTTTTCAATGATGGCAATCTCAATGGGACGCACTCTAAACCTCCCCACCCTTTGTTGAGAGATAATGTTGTGTCTAGCTTTTCAAAGGAGAAGTCTTTGCCAGGAGGAACTGCATTTCCGCGGAGGAAGTGGATTCGGAGGATCTTGGTTCTTTTAtgtctccttttgttttctctatTGATGTACATGGTGTCAATGTATGCCTATGCATATTGGTCTCAAGGAACATCCAAATTTTACGTTGTTTTAGATTGCGGGAGCACAGGAACTAGAGTTTATGTATATCAAGCATCTCTTAATTACAAGAAAGATGGAAGCCTTCCTCTCGTGATCAGGTCATTCAATGAAGGGGGAAAGAAGAAACGCCAATCCCAGAGCGGacgtgcatatgatcgaatggAGACTGAACCTGGATTCGACAAGTTGGTCCATAATGTATCTGGCTTGACTGCTGCAATAAATCCACTTGTTTGGTGGGCAAAGAAGCAAATTCCCAAGCAGTCTCACAAGACtacatctctctttctctatgccACTGCTGGGGTCCGGAGACTACCAGATGCTGATTCAAGGTGGCTTCTTGACAATGCATGGTCCATATTGAAAACTGCACCTTTCTTGTGTAAGAAAGAGTGGGTTAAGACCATTTCCGGAGTGGAGGAAGCTTACTATGGATGGGCTGCTCTTAACTATCGCACACACATCTTAGGTGCTATGCCGAAGAAAGCAACATTTGGTGCACTCGATCTTGGCGGCTCTTCCTTACAGATTACATTTGAGAGCAAGGAAAATATGCATGACAGTTCAAGCCTAAATCTTACAATAGGTGCTATTGACCATCATCTCAATGCCTATTCCCTTTCTGGATATGGTCTGAATGATGCGTTTGACAAGTCTGTTGCTCGTCTTGTCAAGACCCTTCCTGAAGGCAAAAATACAGATTTGGTGAATGGCAATGTAGAGCTCAAACACCCTTGCTTGCATTCCGGATACAAGGAGCAATATATATGTTCTCAATGTGCATCTAATTTTAAAGAAGGTGGAAGCCCTGTGGTTCAGGGAAGAAAGTTGGGTAAAGGTGGAAAACCTGGAATCTCCCTGCATCTCGTTGGTGCCCCAAATTGGGACGAATGCAGTGCACTTGCAAAGGTTGCTGTAAATATTTCTGAGTGGTCACGTCTAAGCCCAGGAATTGATTGTGAGTTGCAACCATGTGCTCTACCGGAAAATCTGGCTCGCCCTCATGGCCATTTTTACGCCATGTctgggttttttgtggtatatCGGTTCTTCAACCTGACTGCTGATGCCGCACTTGATGATGTGTTGGAGAAGGGACGAGAGTTCTGTGAAAAAACTTGGGAAGTTGCAAAAAACAGCGTGGCCCCACAGCCCTTTATTGAACAATACTGCTTCAGGGCACCCTACATAGCTTTATTGCTGCGAGAGGGATTGCACATTACGGATAACCAAATTACTATTGGATCTGGAGGTATCACTTGGACACTTGGAGTTGCACTTTTGGAATCAGGAAAAGCATTTCCAATGAGAATGGGCTTTCACAGTTACGAAATCCTCCAAATGAGGATAAATCCTGTACTTCTTATCGCAATTTTGCTGGCATCCCTGTTTGTCCTGCTTTGTGCACTGTCACGTGTTTACAATTGGATGCCAAGATTTTTCAGGAGGCCATATCTCCCACTTTTCAAGCATAATAATGCTTCTGCAGTGTCTGTTTTGAATGTTCCTTCTCCTTTTAGATTCCAGCGGTGGAGTCCCATCAGTTCAG GGGATCAAAGAGTTAAGATGCCTTTGAGTCCAACAATTGGCGATTCTCAGCAAGGACCTTTTGGATTTGGACATGGTCTTGGTGGGAGTGGCATCCAGCTAACAGAATCGTCTCTAAATCCATCAACTAGCAGTGTTTCTCATAGTTTTTCTTCTAATAGCTTGGGGCAGATGCAATATGATGCTAGTGGCATGAGTCCTTTCTGGTCTCCTCACAGAAGTCAAATGCGTCTACAGAGTAGGAGATCACAATCTCGAGAAGATCTAAACTCTTCTTTCGCTGAGGCACACATGGCTAAAGTTTAG
- the LOC115752916 gene encoding conserved oligomeric Golgi complex subunit 6, which produces MGTLAPGLSRKLKKVLESRTDTPEVLGSLNTLSTFYSDNTPQARRNLRSTIEKRGLGINREFLQASDTVQLALDRVEEEVNALAECCDRIAKALSSCTASTGDIISTTERLKQELEMTTQRQEIVSHFLRDYQLSNEEINALRGEDLNEEFFKALCHVQEIHANCKLLLRTHHQRAGLELMDMMAVYQEGAYERLCRWVQAECRKLGDTDNPEVSELLRTAVRCLKERPVLFKYCAEEVANMRHNALFRRFISALTRGGPGGMPRPIEVHAHDPLRYVGDMLGWLHQSLASERELVLALLYPDAVVDTGPTATRFSKNLENGSGKAESDMTFVLDRIFEGVCRPFKVRVEQALQSQPSLIVSYKLSNTLEFYSYTISDLLGQDTALCNTIWALKDAAQRTFFEILRSRGEKLLRYPPLVASDLSPPSAVRDGVSVLLEIIETHNSMMVPASAKKPDFDPVISAMLDPIIQMCEQAAEAHKSKGSGLSSRRRMSSDSSQISKSAVDAILSNGSPAPSIQNSERPSKIFLINCLCAIQQPLLGHAVAAEYVKNLGSLIDKRLHVLVEKEVDAILSRCGLSDKMPLFQDALNKETSSSTSGACLANSEETSPSALSDCLKAFFGLILGSESSLPEFEQMQVPRLRSEACVEVAKSLAEAYDIIYNAIMDPSNGYSDPRSLARHPPDQIRTILGI; this is translated from the exons ATGGGGACGCTAGCTCCGGGGCTCTCGAGGAAGCTGAAGAAAGTGTTGGAGTCGCGCACGGACACGCCCGAGGTCCTGGGGTCTCTCAACACTCTCTCCACTTTCTACTCCGACAACACGCCCCAGGCCCGGCGCAACCTCAGATCCACCATCGAGAAGCGCGGCCTTGGGATCAATCGAGAGTTCCTGCAAGCCTCGGATACGGTGCAACTA GCATTGGATCGAGTGGAGGAAGAGGTCAATGCGCTCGCCGAGTGCTGCGATAG GATAGCAAAAGCATTGAGCAGTTGCACTGCTAGCACAGGGGACATCATCAGTACCACAGAGAGGCTCAAACAAGAATTAGAAATGACCACACAGCGGCAGGAGATCGTGTCACACTTCCTACGTGACTATCAGCTCTCTAATGAAGAG ATAAATGCACTGAGGGGTGAAGATCTTAAcgaggaattcttcaaggccctTTGCCATGTTCAAGAAATTCATGCTAACTGCAAGTTACTTCTTCGGACACATCACCAG CGTGCAGGCTTGGAACTCATGGATATGATGGCTGTGTATCAAGAAGGGGCCTATGAGCGCTTGTGCAG GTGGGTTCAGGCAGAGTGCAGAAAATTGGGTGACACTGATAATCCTGAAGTCAGTGAGCTATTGAGAACGGCTGTTCGCTGCCTGAAAGAGAGGCCGGTGCTTTTCAAATATTGTGCAGAGGAG GTTGCTAATATGAGACACAATGCATTGTTTAGAAGGTTTATTAGTGCTCTTACACGAGGAGGACCAGGTGGAATGCCAAGACCCATTGAAGTACATGCTCATGATCCTCTACGATATGTAGGCGACATGCTGGGATGGCTACATCAG TCCTTGGCATCTGAGAGAGAGCTTGTTCTGGCATTACTCTATCCAGATGCAGTAGTGGATACTGGGCCAACTGCTACTCGTTTCTCGAAGAACTTAGAAAATGGTTCTGGGAAAGCAGAATCCGACATGACATTTGTTCTGGATAGAATTTTTGAAGGAGTGTGTCGGCCCTTCAAAGTGAGAGTTGAACAAGCCTTGCAATCTCAACCCAGCCTTATAGTGTCATATAAACTTAGCAACACCCTTGAGTTTTACAGCTACACG ATATCAGATCTGCTTGGCCAAGACACAGCTCTCTGTAACACAATTTGGGCCCTAAAAGATGCAGCTCAGAggacattttttgaaattttgagaaGCAGAGGAGAAAAGCTATTGCGTTATCCTCCACTTGTTGCTAGTGATCTTTCTCCTCCATCAGCAGTTAGGGATGGAGTCTCAgtgttgcttgaaataattgagACCCACAACAGCATGATGGTACCTGCGTCTGCTAAGAAACCCGACTTTGATCCAGTGATTTCGGCCATGCTTGATCCCATTATTCAG ATGTGCGAGCAAGCGGCAGAAGCACACAAATCAAAAGGATCTGGTCTTTCATCAAGACGGAGAATGAGTTCTGACTCGAGCCAGATTAGTAAATCAGCTGTTGATGCCATCTTGTCAAATGGAAGCCCTGCTCCCTCAATTCAG AATAGCGAGCGGCCTTCCAAGATATTCCTTATCAACTGCTTATGTGCCATTCAACAGCCACTGCTCGGGCATGCCGTAGCTGCTGAATATGTGAAGAACCTGGGATCCTTGATAGATAAACGCTTGCATGTTCTTGTGGAGAAAGAAGTCGATGCCATTCTCAGCAGATGTGGTTTATCAGATAAGATGCCTCTCTTTCAGGATGCACTCAACAAGGAGACGAGCAGCTCAACCAGCGGAGCCTGTTTAGCCAATTCTGAAGAGACATCTCCGTCCGCTCTGTCAGATTGTTTGAAGGCCTTCTTTGGCCTTATTTTGGGAAGTGAGAGTTCTCTTCCTGAATTCGAGCAGATGCAAGTGCCGAGGTTGCGGTCCGAAGCTTGTGTTGAGGTGGCTAAGTCCCTGGCAGAAGCATATGATATCATTTATAACGCGATTATGGATCCGAGCAACGGATACTCCGATCCCAGATCGTTGGCAAGACATCCCCCAGATCAGATAAGAACTATTTTAGGAATATGA